In a single window of the Amycolatopsis sp. cg5 genome:
- a CDS encoding IclR family transcriptional regulator, with protein sequence MRTSPPTTRVLQVLDFLVAAGGKRFGLSQLARELDLSKPTCLGILTAMTDGGYLLRDPVTKTYGLGPALITAGRVAQEGFTAAGLARPMLEELAERYACVCSASAVVGEQIVVLERTGPGMAGQRYPFAPPVGLMYVLWGPDADFERWLAKPPTLPVKLNRPRLRQVGAECRERGYLVESLTLAGVRLHSLMAGVAAYDLPAEVRDLVGEMVSNLGERFYLAEDLAPRKKQPVNFIAAPTFNALGAQELVLTLSVGMTITGAEIARRGQALTEIAAKVTAAVGG encoded by the coding sequence ATGCGCACGTCCCCGCCGACGACCCGCGTGCTCCAGGTGCTCGACTTCCTGGTCGCCGCGGGCGGCAAGCGGTTCGGGCTGTCCCAGCTCGCGCGTGAACTCGACCTGAGCAAGCCGACCTGCCTGGGCATCCTCACCGCGATGACCGACGGCGGCTACCTCCTGCGCGACCCCGTCACCAAGACCTACGGCCTCGGCCCCGCCCTGATCACCGCGGGCCGCGTCGCCCAAGAAGGCTTCACCGCGGCAGGCTTGGCGCGGCCGATGCTCGAGGAGCTGGCCGAGCGTTATGCCTGCGTCTGCTCGGCGTCGGCCGTGGTCGGCGAGCAGATCGTGGTGCTCGAACGCACCGGGCCGGGCATGGCGGGCCAGCGCTACCCGTTCGCTCCCCCGGTCGGCCTGATGTACGTCCTGTGGGGTCCGGACGCCGACTTCGAGCGCTGGCTCGCGAAGCCGCCGACCCTGCCGGTCAAGCTGAACCGGCCACGCCTGCGCCAGGTCGGCGCCGAATGCCGCGAACGCGGGTACCTGGTCGAGAGCCTGACACTGGCGGGCGTGCGGCTGCACTCGCTCATGGCAGGCGTCGCGGCTTACGACTTACCGGCCGAGGTGCGGGACCTGGTGGGCGAAATGGTGTCCAACCTAGGCGAACGCTTCTACCTCGCGGAGGATCTGGCTCCACGCAAGAAGCAGCCGGTGAACTTCATCGCGGCGCCGACGTTCAACGCCTTGGGCGCCCAGGAGCTGGTCCTCACCCTGTCGGTCGGCATGACGATCACGGGCGCCGAGATCGCCCGGCGCGGCCAAGCCCTGACCGAGATCGCCGCCAAGGTCACCGCCGCGGTCGGCGGCTGA